In Acidovorax sp. GBBC 1281, a single window of DNA contains:
- a CDS encoding PLP-dependent transferase, with the protein MTSPADLATRIVHHDYVPPAGFAAPQPAVYKASTVIFPNVAAMRAREWKDKTSYTYGLHGTPTSYQLEERLCELEGGKQCLLVPSGLAAIANVSLALLRAGDEVLIPDNAYGPNKALAEVELAHYGIRHVLYDPMNPADLAARITPATRLVWLEAPGSVTLEFPDLVEQVRICRERGVVCALDNTWGAGLAFAPFDLRGDGQWGVDVSVHALTKYPSGGGDVLMGSIVTRDQALHLRMKLCHMRLGLGVGANDVESVLRSLPSIGLRYRAHDVAARALARWMAGQPAVVQVLHPALEGSPGHDQWRALCAADGGEGAAAGLFSVVIDPRYSQAQVDAFCDRLQYFKLGYSWGGPMSLVVPYELATMRSRPTPQLVPGTVVRFSIGLEAEADLRRDLAQALAHAFPAP; encoded by the coding sequence ATGACTTCACCCGCCGACCTCGCTACCCGCATCGTCCACCACGACTACGTGCCCCCTGCGGGCTTCGCCGCGCCGCAGCCTGCGGTCTACAAGGCCTCCACGGTCATCTTCCCCAATGTGGCGGCCATGCGCGCGCGCGAATGGAAGGACAAGACCAGCTACACCTACGGCCTGCACGGCACCCCCACCAGCTACCAGTTGGAAGAGCGCCTGTGCGAACTGGAGGGCGGCAAGCAGTGCCTGCTGGTGCCCAGCGGCCTCGCCGCCATCGCCAATGTCTCGCTGGCGCTGCTGCGCGCCGGCGACGAGGTGCTCATTCCCGACAACGCCTATGGCCCGAACAAGGCGCTGGCCGAGGTGGAGCTGGCCCACTACGGCATCCGCCACGTGCTGTACGACCCGATGAACCCTGCCGACCTCGCTGCCCGGATCACCCCCGCCACGCGCCTGGTGTGGCTGGAGGCGCCGGGCTCGGTGACCCTGGAGTTCCCCGACCTGGTCGAGCAGGTGCGCATCTGCCGCGAGCGCGGCGTGGTCTGCGCCCTGGACAACACCTGGGGCGCGGGTCTGGCGTTCGCGCCCTTCGACCTGCGGGGCGACGGCCAGTGGGGCGTGGATGTGTCGGTGCATGCGCTCACCAAATACCCCAGCGGCGGCGGCGACGTGCTCATGGGCAGCATCGTCACCCGCGACCAGGCCCTGCACCTGCGCATGAAGCTGTGCCACATGCGCCTGGGGCTGGGCGTGGGCGCGAACGACGTCGAATCCGTGCTGCGCTCGCTGCCCAGCATCGGCCTGCGCTACCGCGCCCACGATGTGGCGGCGCGCGCGCTCGCCCGCTGGATGGCGGGGCAGCCCGCGGTGGTCCAGGTGCTGCACCCCGCGCTGGAGGGATCGCCCGGACACGACCAATGGCGTGCGCTGTGCGCGGCAGATGGCGGGGAGGGCGCCGCGGCGGGTCTGTTCAGCGTGGTGATCGACCCCCGGTACTCCCAGGCGCAGGTGGACGCTTTCTGCGACCGGCTGCAATATTTCAAGCTGGGCTACAGCTGGGGTGGACCGATGAGCCTGGTCGTGCCGTACGAGCTGGCGACCATGCGCAGCCGCCCGACGCCGCAGCTCGTGCCCGGCACCGTGGTCCGTTTTTCGATCGGGCTGGAGGCCGAAGCCGATCTTCGCCGCGATCTGGCGCAGGCCCTGGCGCATGCCTTTCCCGCACCCTGA
- a CDS encoding arylesterase produces MNRNLLYRRDFIAALAAGAAAGLCAPVALAAAAAKPVILVVGDSLSAEYGLARGTGWVALLEKKLAEEKIDATVVNASVSGDTTSGGRSRLPALLTQHRPSHVVIELGGNDALRGLPLQNTADNLKAMAQAAKQSGAKVLIVGMQVPPNYGTDYAKRFAGTFASVAKDTQSALVPFLLKGVADAADPTAMFQPDRIHPKAEAHPAMLANVWPELRKLLR; encoded by the coding sequence GTGAATCGAAATCTGTTGTACCGGCGTGACTTTATCGCGGCCCTGGCGGCCGGCGCGGCCGCAGGGCTTTGTGCCCCTGTTGCGCTGGCCGCTGCGGCGGCCAAGCCGGTCATCCTGGTGGTGGGCGATTCGCTGAGCGCCGAGTACGGATTGGCCCGCGGCACGGGCTGGGTGGCGCTGCTGGAAAAGAAGCTGGCCGAAGAGAAGATCGACGCCACGGTCGTGAACGCCAGCGTGAGTGGCGACACCACCTCGGGGGGCCGCTCCCGCCTGCCGGCCCTGCTGACCCAGCACCGGCCCAGCCATGTGGTGATCGAGCTGGGCGGCAACGACGCCTTGCGCGGGTTGCCGCTGCAGAACACCGCCGACAACCTGAAGGCCATGGCCCAGGCGGCCAAACAGTCGGGCGCCAAGGTCCTCATCGTGGGGATGCAGGTGCCGCCCAACTACGGCACCGATTACGCGAAACGTTTTGCCGGCACCTTCGCCAGCGTGGCCAAGGACACCCAGTCGGCGCTGGTGCCCTTCCTGCTCAAGGGCGTGGCCGATGCGGCCGACCCGACCGCCATGTTCCAGCCCGACCGCATCCACCCCAAGGCCGAGGCCCACCCGGCCATGCTGGCCAACGTGTGGCCTGAGCTGCGCAAGCTGCTGCGCTGA
- a CDS encoding ABC transporter ATP-binding protein: MSETPSLPTHPIIAVEHVHKSVTDSTGTLDILRDIDFRLAARETAAIVGASGSGKSTLLSIIAGLDTPTRGTVRLDGQDLFAIDEDARAALRAQKVGFVFQSFQLMGNLTALENVMLPLELADRRDARKLAADMLGRVGLGQRLSHYPKVLSGGEQQRVALARAFVVEPAVLLADEPTGSLDFATGETIMRLMFELNREQGTTLVLVTHDRGIAAQCERRITIDAGRVSEA; this comes from the coding sequence ATGTCGGAAACTCCTTCCTTGCCCACCCACCCCATCATCGCCGTGGAGCACGTGCACAAGTCGGTGACGGACTCGACCGGCACCCTCGACATTCTGCGGGATATCGATTTCCGGCTGGCTGCGAGGGAAACCGCGGCCATCGTGGGCGCCTCGGGTTCGGGTAAGAGCACGCTGCTGTCGATCATCGCGGGGCTCGATACGCCCACCCGCGGCACCGTGCGCCTGGATGGGCAGGACCTGTTCGCCATCGACGAAGATGCCCGCGCCGCACTGCGTGCGCAGAAGGTGGGCTTCGTGTTCCAGAGCTTCCAGCTCATGGGCAACCTGACTGCGCTGGAGAACGTCATGCTGCCGCTGGAGCTGGCCGACCGCCGAGACGCGCGCAAGCTCGCGGCCGACATGCTGGGGCGCGTGGGGCTGGGCCAGCGCCTGTCGCACTACCCCAAGGTGCTGTCGGGCGGCGAGCAGCAGCGCGTGGCGCTGGCGCGGGCCTTCGTGGTCGAGCCGGCCGTGCTGCTGGCCGACGAGCCCACCGGCAGCCTGGACTTCGCCACGGGCGAGACCATCATGCGGCTGATGTTCGAGTTGAACCGCGAGCAGGGCACCACGCTCGTGCTCGTCACGCACGACCGGGGCATCGCCGCGCAGTGCGAGCGGCGCATCACCATCGACGCGGGGCGCGTGTCCGAGGCCTGA